The Pyrococcus kukulkanii genome contains a region encoding:
- a CDS encoding replication factor C large subunit, translated as MPELPWVEKYRPRRLSEIVNQEDAIEKVKSWIEKWLHGNPPKKKALLLAGPPGSGKTTTVYALANEYNFEVIELNASDERTYEKIARYVQAAYTMDILGKRRKLIFLDEADNIEPSGAREIAKLIDRARNPIIMAANKYWEVPKEIRDKAELVEYKRLGVRDVMNALIRILKREGITVPKDILYEIAKRSSGDLRAAINDLQTVVVGGYEDAKQVLAYRDVEKTVFQALGLVFGSDNVKRAKMATWNLDMTPDEFLMWVDENIPHMYLKPEEMAKAYEAISKADIYLGRAQRTGNYSLWKYAIDMMTAGVAVAGTKKRGFAKFYPPNTLKMLAESKEERSLRDSIIKKIMREMHMSKLEAIETMKIIRTIFENNLDLAAHFTVFLGLSEKEVEFLAGKENAGTIWGKALALRRKLKLTKREEEKVEEKVEEEIEEEIEEETEEEEVEEEIKEKEEKKKEEKPKEKKKGKQVTLFDFLGKK; from the coding sequence ATGCCAGAGCTTCCCTGGGTTGAGAAGTACAGGCCAAGAAGGCTGAGCGAGATAGTTAATCAGGAGGATGCCATTGAGAAAGTAAAGTCGTGGATAGAGAAGTGGCTCCACGGCAATCCGCCAAAGAAAAAGGCCCTACTGCTGGCAGGGCCCCCAGGAAGCGGCAAAACCACCACGGTATATGCACTGGCGAATGAATACAACTTCGAGGTAATCGAGCTGAACGCGAGCGATGAGAGGACTTACGAGAAGATAGCGAGGTACGTGCAGGCAGCGTACACCATGGACATCCTGGGGAAGAGGAGGAAGCTGATATTTCTCGATGAGGCGGACAACATAGAGCCCAGTGGGGCAAGGGAGATTGCAAAGCTGATAGACAGGGCGAGGAACCCAATAATAATGGCGGCGAACAAGTACTGGGAGGTTCCAAAGGAGATAAGGGACAAGGCAGAGCTGGTGGAGTACAAGAGGCTCGGCGTTAGGGATGTAATGAACGCCCTTATAAGAATCCTAAAAAGGGAAGGGATTACTGTCCCAAAGGACATCCTGTACGAGATAGCCAAGAGATCCAGCGGTGACCTAAGAGCTGCGATAAACGATCTGCAGACCGTTGTAGTTGGAGGCTACGAGGACGCAAAGCAGGTTCTAGCGTACAGGGATGTAGAGAAGACGGTGTTCCAGGCGTTGGGTCTGGTGTTCGGGAGCGACAACGTGAAGAGGGCGAAGATGGCTACGTGGAATCTTGATATGACGCCGGATGAGTTCCTAATGTGGGTAGATGAAAACATTCCCCACATGTACCTCAAGCCGGAAGAGATGGCAAAAGCCTACGAAGCAATAAGCAAAGCTGACATTTACCTAGGCAGAGCCCAAAGGACGGGGAACTATTCACTGTGGAAGTACGCGATAGACATGATGACCGCTGGAGTGGCGGTGGCTGGAACAAAGAAGAGGGGCTTCGCCAAGTTCTACCCACCAAACACCCTAAAGATGCTAGCGGAAAGTAAGGAGGAAAGGTCGCTCAGGGATTCCATCATAAAGAAGATAATGAGAGAGATGCACATGAGCAAGCTTGAGGCTATAGAGACAATGAAGATAATAAGGACGATATTCGAGAACAATCTAGATTTAGCGGCACACTTCACGGTATTCCTAGGATTGAGCGAGAAGGAGGTTGAGTTCCTAGCGGGTAAGGAGAACGCGGGGACGATATGGGGGAAGGCCCTAGCGTTGAGAAGGAAGCTCAAGCTAACTAAGAGGGAAGAGGAGAAGGTTGAAGAAAAGGTGGAAGAGGAAATTGAAGAGGAAATAGAGGAAGAAACTGAGGAGGAAGAGGTTGAAGAAGAAATAAAAGAGAAGGAAGAGAAGAAAAAAGAAGAAAAGCCCAAGGAAAAGAAAAAAGGGAAGCAGGTTACACTTTTCGACTTCCTGGGGAAGAAATGA